Proteins from a genomic interval of Caldicellulosiruptor diazotrophicus:
- the cas5b gene encoding type I-B CRISPR-associated protein Cas5b gives MKEIKNSIYALKIKIYQPQAHFRVPFSYRRRHTYPIPPYSTVLGLISNVLGIKNIPGQEEPCVSNNCRCLYHKLKQIKIGVCGNFETKVEEYFWLRNLKAESHIGRFGSVTNRNVGGHIEHIGGQMPCVTDVLNNVRIFIYLYHYDKDFLEIVKSSFENPINKTSVMHLGRAEDWILIEEIRYIDLIIHKINGNYKNFFWVPEKVFIINGNFDFKKVNGLAYNVTSFYKIQNGVRNFRYVKAKLNNGDFGDVVAYFDTEDNIPVFFTDLEEDKDE, from the coding sequence ATGAAAGAAATTAAAAATTCTATTTATGCTTTGAAAATAAAAATATATCAGCCGCAAGCGCATTTTAGGGTACCATTTAGTTATCGAAGAAGACATACATACCCTATTCCACCTTATTCAACAGTGTTAGGTTTGATATCAAATGTTCTTGGGATTAAAAATATCCCAGGGCAAGAGGAACCTTGTGTAAGTAACAACTGCAGATGTTTGTATCACAAATTGAAACAAATTAAAATAGGAGTTTGTGGAAACTTTGAAACCAAAGTTGAAGAATACTTTTGGTTGAGAAACCTGAAGGCAGAAAGTCATATAGGAAGGTTTGGTTCAGTAACAAATCGAAATGTTGGTGGACACATTGAACACATAGGTGGACAAATGCCTTGTGTGACTGATGTTTTAAATAATGTGAGAATTTTTATTTACTTATATCATTATGACAAGGATTTTTTGGAAATTGTAAAAAGTAGTTTTGAAAATCCCATCAATAAAACTTCTGTTATGCATTTAGGCAGAGCAGAGGATTGGATATTGATTGAAGAGATAAGGTATATTGATTTAATAATTCATAAAATCAATGGCAACTATAAAAATTTTTTTTGGGTACCTGAAAAAGTTTTTATAATTAATGGCAATTTTGATTTTAAAAAAGTTAATGGTTTAGCTTACAATGTGACCTCTTTTTATAAAATTCAGAACGGTGTTAGAAACTTTAGGTATGTAAAAGCAAAACTAAATAATGGAGATTTTGGTGATGTTGTCGCTTATTTTGATACAGAAGACAATATCCCTGTATTTTTTACCGACCTTGAGGAGGATAAAGATGAGTGA
- the cas7i gene encoding type I-B CRISPR-associated protein Cas7/Cst2/DevR: MCFNERNHIRHITVTAIIEAWALNRDEKIGGNILSIKKLKRDLETVSYIGKPGIRHYLFETLKKGFGWKEALVTVTKQDEAKVVQFDITKDDILSSPELDAFGYMYTIKGQASITRKAPLGITKAIGLNLYDGDMSFYANHDLVNRGIKQGIDDMSPNPYSKEEHISFYKLSFTIDTDVLGKDEWIVENEPKVEDGIIKIILSEDKIKQVPYIEQLDEKVYKVEKGIIRYDKIESDSNKAKYKIVFEINKEEKLNRIKQILEAIKDGLYAQSSGEANTLVPLFLIAGYVKVPSPVFHPYIEIEPVSGVKKCRVIGVNDCLKNSWIVDKVFLLDCERMLVERKEELIFNTNKLGKFEVTENWDEFLKVLDNEYTTSSPSIDE, encoded by the coding sequence ATGTGTTTTAATGAAAGAAATCATATAAGACATATAACTGTAACAGCTATTATTGAAGCTTGGGCTTTAAATAGAGATGAAAAAATTGGTGGTAATATATTATCTATTAAGAAATTAAAGAGAGATTTAGAAACAGTAAGTTATATAGGCAAGCCTGGTATAAGACATTATCTCTTTGAGACATTAAAGAAAGGATTTGGATGGAAAGAGGCTTTGGTAACTGTAACTAAGCAGGATGAAGCAAAGGTTGTCCAATTTGATATAACAAAAGATGATATTTTGTCAAGTCCAGAGCTTGACGCATTTGGATATATGTATACTATAAAAGGACAAGCCTCAATTACACGAAAAGCCCCATTGGGGATAACAAAAGCTATAGGATTAAACTTATATGATGGAGATATGTCTTTTTACGCAAACCATGATCTTGTTAATAGAGGAATTAAACAAGGTATTGATGATATGTCACCTAATCCATATAGCAAAGAAGAACATATATCTTTTTATAAATTAAGTTTTACTATAGATACGGATGTATTGGGTAAGGATGAATGGATTGTTGAAAATGAGCCAAAAGTTGAAGATGGAATTATAAAGATTATACTTTCTGAAGATAAGATAAAGCAAGTACCATATATAGAACAACTTGATGAAAAAGTATATAAGGTTGAAAAAGGTATTATTAGATATGACAAAATAGAATCAGATAGCAACAAGGCAAAATATAAAATAGTCTTTGAAATTAATAAAGAAGAAAAACTAAATCGTATCAAACAAATCCTTGAAGCTATTAAAGATGGGCTTTATGCTCAGTCAAGCGGAGAAGCAAATACTTTAGTCCCACTTTTTTTGATTGCAGGTTATGTAAAAGTACCTTCACCAGTATTTCACCCATATATTGAGATAGAACCAGTTTCAGGTGTAAAAAAGTGCAGAGTTATAGGTGTTAATGATTGTTTAAAAAATAGCTGGATAGTAGACAAAGTATTTTTGCTGGATTGTGAAAGAATGCTGGTAGAAAGAAAGGAAGAATTGATTTTCAATACAAACAAGTTGGGTAAGTTTGAGGTAACCGAAAATTGGGATGAGTTTTTAAAAGTTTTGGATAATGAATATACCACAAGCAGTCCATCCATAGACGAATAA
- the cas8a1 gene encoding type I-B CRISPR-associated protein Cas8b1/Cst1, which translates to MDKLTLYPGNWLYNASVIGFLNVISWKLGEDVIENWLNEDGSISIDKTIFEPVKVGKENIPKSLVCYVEYLTENEDIEEWLENKDKKGNSNREKLEEYYNEMGEFGYKLVRAFNKLFSKNMPYQNLVQQGDRKEFIIFLLNLFSMANNKVTYRCDLCGNERAIEPDETSKLEKRLFKFDLMHSSLLGPSAGEFPNSFWNNNASLRICPICSYFIIHHHLAVTQLEDGSEIFINAPSFLIMWYLNKYVKAINEKVKTSEARKLLGMSVMEMALKVNIQLGKWTMMNIEVVSKLKVRHKKKVDYNLEFYSLPHEVISLLLNRKISSILTEIGETSILNLVLSQNYERIMEIGEKVFKIALQKLSEESNKTKKDKSDEDDEFIAHYFQLVKEKSDLIKISQKLFELYLLIMEKQKGRL; encoded by the coding sequence ATGGATAAGCTCACATTGTATCCAGGAAATTGGCTTTATAATGCTTCTGTGATTGGATTTTTGAATGTTATTTCATGGAAATTAGGTGAGGATGTAATTGAAAATTGGTTAAATGAAGATGGTAGCATAAGTATAGATAAAACAATTTTTGAACCAGTCAAAGTAGGTAAAGAAAATATACCTAAATCTTTGGTTTGCTATGTAGAGTATTTAACTGAAAATGAAGATATTGAAGAGTGGTTAGAAAACAAAGATAAAAAAGGGAATAGCAATAGAGAGAAGTTAGAAGAATATTACAATGAGATGGGTGAATTTGGATATAAACTTGTGAGAGCTTTTAATAAATTATTTTCGAAAAACATGCCCTACCAGAACTTAGTGCAACAAGGAGATAGAAAAGAATTTATAATTTTTTTACTAAATTTATTTTCTATGGCTAATAATAAAGTTACTTATAGATGTGATTTATGCGGAAATGAAAGAGCCATAGAACCAGATGAAACCAGCAAATTAGAAAAAAGGCTTTTTAAATTTGACTTGATGCATTCTTCTTTATTAGGTCCGTCAGCAGGAGAATTTCCAAACTCATTCTGGAATAATAATGCATCGTTAAGAATCTGTCCGATATGTTCATATTTTATTATTCATCATCATTTAGCGGTTACTCAACTTGAAGACGGTTCAGAAATTTTTATAAATGCTCCATCATTTCTAATTATGTGGTATTTGAATAAGTATGTCAAAGCTATTAACGAAAAAGTAAAAACATCCGAGGCAAGAAAGTTATTGGGAATGTCTGTAATGGAGATGGCATTAAAAGTAAATATTCAGCTTGGAAAATGGACAATGATGAATATTGAAGTGGTCAGTAAATTAAAGGTTAGGCATAAAAAGAAAGTAGATTATAACTTAGAGTTTTATAGCTTACCTCATGAGGTAATTTCATTACTTTTAAATCGCAAAATTTCAAGCATACTAACTGAAATCGGGGAAACAAGTATTTTAAATTTAGTATTAAGTCAAAATTATGAAAGAATTATGGAAATTGGAGAAAAGGTTTTTAAAATAGCCTTGCAAAAACTGTCAGAAGAAAGTAACAAAACAAAAAAAGACAAATCAGATGAAGATGATGAGTTTATTGCTCATTATTTTCAATTGGTCAAAGAAAAGAGTGATTTAATAAAAATATCTCAAAAACTTTTTGAACTTTATTTATTGATAATGGAAAAACAAAAAGGGAGGCTCTGA
- the cas6 gene encoding CRISPR-associated endoribonuclease Cas6, with the protein MRAKFIFEVLGKQSEVHSLPVYYRTIFMSFLKRALSLYDKNYFNRIYWWGEKKNKWQKPFVFSVNLPNMNFQDDTVSFRGDIMLNISTSDYEFFVNMYNSLLNNRLYPYPLTDSCKIALKQTYLVREPEKFDSKMTFKTFAPILIEKKEGNKKVPVLPYDEGFEEIFNNVVDFEIRNIRLLRGQNKGLQKRLTFKPISIQKAVVKHRVSEFVEKTNKDIMFLTGFSGLFELSGDPEDLKELYQNGIGFRRGQGFGFVEVVR; encoded by the coding sequence GTGAGAGCAAAATTCATTTTTGAAGTGCTTGGAAAACAAAGTGAGGTTCATAGTCTTCCTGTTTACTACAGAACTATTTTTATGAGTTTTTTAAAAAGAGCCCTTTCTCTATATGATAAAAACTATTTTAATAGAATTTACTGGTGGGGTGAAAAAAAGAATAAATGGCAGAAACCCTTTGTTTTTTCTGTTAATCTTCCCAATATGAACTTTCAAGATGATACAGTTTCTTTCAGAGGGGATATTATGCTAAATATTTCCACATCTGACTATGAGTTTTTTGTAAACATGTATAATAGCCTACTTAACAATCGTCTCTATCCATACCCTTTAACAGACAGCTGCAAGATTGCGCTTAAGCAAACGTATTTGGTAAGGGAACCAGAAAAGTTTGACTCAAAAATGACCTTCAAAACATTTGCCCCAATTTTAATTGAGAAAAAAGAAGGCAACAAAAAGGTGCCAGTTTTGCCTTATGATGAAGGATTTGAAGAGATTTTCAACAATGTTGTTGATTTTGAGATAAGAAATATTCGTCTTTTGAGAGGACAAAACAAAGGACTGCAAAAACGGTTAACTTTTAAACCAATAAGTATTCAAAAGGCAGTTGTAAAACACAGAGTTTCTGAGTTTGTTGAGAAAACTAACAAAGATATAATGTTTTTGACAGGATTTTCTGGTTTGTTTGAACTATCAGGAGACCCGGAAGATTTAAAAGAACTGTATCAAAACGGAATAGGATTTCGCAGAGGTCAAGGGTTTGGGTTTGTTGAGGTGGTGAGGTGA
- a CDS encoding divergent polysaccharide deacetylase family protein — protein MKFRRYILVIIEKTKLSKFFIPFLALLCSAALLLVYLFYNPKPKIKEVANQTQSYVAIIFEDAGMDEEEVQKLLSINVPFDIAIIPFLPFSNKISLASYEKGKEVILHLSMEPEDEGNTWLCPRSIMNSTPDDEIEKILKDALANVVNSKGLSIHLGTLVCKNERIVKKLSAIAKENNLFIVDSTFSSESSFSKIGKQIDLDVVIPDIVLDLRNELKPIEDRFDILFNTAKKKGFAIAIGHLGTEGGITTIEAFKQAIQKAEKENIKFVFVSEILKIQKEKIK, from the coding sequence ATGAAATTTAGAAGATATATTTTAGTGATAATAGAAAAAACAAAGCTAAGCAAATTCTTTATACCCTTTCTTGCTCTTTTGTGTTCTGCCGCTTTGCTTTTGGTTTATCTCTTTTACAATCCGAAACCAAAAATAAAAGAAGTTGCCAACCAAACCCAGTCATATGTTGCTATAATTTTTGAAGATGCTGGAATGGATGAGGAAGAAGTACAAAAGCTTTTGAGTATAAACGTACCGTTTGATATTGCCATTATTCCTTTTTTACCTTTTTCAAACAAGATATCACTTGCCTCTTATGAAAAAGGAAAAGAAGTTATTCTTCATCTATCGATGGAACCTGAAGATGAAGGTAATACTTGGCTCTGTCCGCGAAGTATAATGAATTCAACACCAGATGACGAAATTGAAAAAATTTTAAAAGATGCTCTGGCAAATGTAGTAAATAGCAAAGGTCTGAGCATTCATCTGGGTACACTTGTCTGCAAAAATGAAAGAATAGTAAAAAAGCTTTCTGCCATTGCAAAGGAAAATAATTTGTTCATAGTAGATTCAACCTTTTCTTCGGAATCATCATTTTCTAAAATAGGTAAGCAAATAGATCTTGATGTGGTCATCCCAGACATTGTGCTTGATTTAAGAAATGAATTAAAACCAATAGAAGATAGATTTGATATTCTTTTTAATACAGCAAAGAAGAAAGGGTTTGCAATAGCAATAGGTCATCTTGGAACAGAGGGGGGCATAACAACAATTGAAGCTTTCAAGCAAGCAATTCAAAAGGCTGAAAAAGAAAATATAAAGTTTGTATTTGTTTCAGAGATTTTAAAGATCCAAAAAGAAAAAATTAAGTAA
- the spoVG gene encoding septation regulator SpoVG encodes MQVTDVRIRKITNEGRMKAIVSVTFDNCFVVHDIKIIEGQNGLFIAMPSRKTPEGEFKDIAHPINQETRDMVQKAVIEKYEAVISAGE; translated from the coding sequence ATGCAGGTGACAGATGTTAGAATTAGAAAGATTACAAACGAAGGAAGAATGAAGGCTATTGTATCTGTGACATTTGACAACTGTTTTGTCGTTCATGACATTAAGATTATCGAGGGGCAAAACGGGCTTTTCATTGCTATGCCAAGCCGTAAAACACCTGAAGGTGAGTTTAAAGATATTGCTCATCCAATTAATCAGGAGACGCGTGACATGGTTCAAAAAGCTGTTATTGAAAAGTATGAAGCTGTTATCTCAGCTGGAGAATAA
- the purR gene encoding pur operon repressor — translation MQKIGKQERLIFITSTLVQNPMKLFSLNFFCEKLSCAKSTLSEDIDLISQIFIQTGQGRLETVSGAAGGVYYIPVMNKEEELEFLEFLRNDLQNPERIVSGGFVYINDIVFNPEVIKKAAKIFVRLFLEKEIDYIATVEAKGIALASYVAQYFNKPLVVARNSSKFTEGSTVNISYISGTTGKIETMTMAKKAIKRGTKVLFIDDFMRGGGTVRGMKDLLSEFESSLVGVGVLIATKDKKSVDVDYKSLLILEELDAENKKIIFSINPQVIS, via the coding sequence TTGCAAAAGATTGGTAAACAAGAAAGGCTTATTTTTATAACAAGCACACTTGTTCAAAACCCGATGAAACTTTTTAGCCTCAATTTTTTTTGTGAAAAACTGAGCTGTGCGAAATCAACATTGAGTGAAGATATAGATTTGATATCTCAAATATTTATTCAAACAGGTCAGGGGAGACTTGAAACAGTTAGTGGAGCTGCAGGTGGGGTTTATTACATCCCTGTTATGAACAAAGAAGAGGAATTGGAGTTTTTAGAATTTCTTAGAAATGACTTGCAAAATCCTGAGAGAATTGTGTCAGGCGGCTTTGTATATATAAACGATATAGTTTTTAATCCTGAGGTAATTAAGAAGGCTGCCAAAATATTTGTAAGGTTATTCTTAGAAAAAGAGATAGATTACATTGCCACTGTTGAGGCAAAAGGTATAGCTTTGGCATCGTATGTTGCCCAGTATTTCAATAAACCTTTAGTTGTTGCAAGAAACTCAAGCAAGTTTACAGAAGGGTCAACTGTTAATATTTCATATATTTCTGGCACAACAGGTAAAATTGAAACAATGACAATGGCAAAAAAAGCTATTAAAAGGGGAACAAAGGTACTGTTTATAGATGACTTTATGCGCGGCGGTGGAACAGTTCGGGGTATGAAAGATTTACTTTCAGAGTTCGAATCAAGTTTGGTTGGTGTTGGGGTGCTAATCGCTACAAAAGATAAAAAGTCTGTCGATGTGGATTACAAAAGCCTCTTGATTCTTGAGGAACTTGATGCCGAAAATAAAAAAATTATCTTTTCTATCAACCCTCAGGTTATTTCATAA
- a CDS encoding GGDEF domain-containing protein codes for MFSKFYLSKCFNKGLKTALLFFILNIAYLAGVIYIVFYREPLFEKCKLVVAILTTAVVIADSFYLFYVLYKLLQEKYKLKMFLHKTVAESDILKRKLFEITKKEYKKLPNGKTTKIVEIAYFDMVTGLPNKLQLEIFFDRLRKDVPSHFNEIAVVVLDIENLLEFKTVNLYSLTNVILKDIGYKLKNELPERSFVAKIEDNKFVILFYDYGCRDLLLQYIKIIEEIIDGKWYLVGEELELKSIIGVAFYPNDGNNLFEILRSATKALEHAKIVNHRKIYFTSNEENTKFSFCISLSKELKTAVCKKNFLLVYQPLIDLKKNKVAGAEVFLRWINPQKGIISAKEFMSIAQKEGMIPEIEEWVLDTVSQDIEDFERTCTEEFFISLNVSFLDSYVVERIFSNKVLTSYEKYSDMIVFEISQQDIDANLSECLKVAEEVKQKGFRIIIDDWCSDNIAIDTIRYFPVDAVKIDNRCIETVVFDKSIWTIVKGVIDIAHALKIKVIAEGVETSFHYKIAKDLGCDVAQGFLFSKPLFRSEFLEFYKKHENQLMVV; via the coding sequence TATAGAGAACCACTTTTTGAAAAATGCAAACTAGTTGTTGCTATTCTCACAACTGCAGTAGTTATAGCAGACAGCTTTTATTTATTTTATGTGCTTTATAAACTTTTACAAGAAAAATATAAACTTAAAATGTTTTTGCATAAGACAGTTGCAGAGAGTGATATTTTAAAAAGAAAACTTTTTGAGATAACAAAAAAGGAGTACAAAAAGTTACCAAATGGGAAAACGACAAAGATAGTTGAGATTGCCTATTTTGACATGGTTACAGGTCTTCCAAATAAACTTCAGCTTGAGATATTCTTTGATAGGTTAAGAAAAGATGTGCCTTCACATTTTAATGAAATAGCGGTTGTTGTTTTGGATATAGAAAATTTATTAGAATTTAAAACGGTGAATCTTTATTCACTTACTAATGTTATATTAAAAGATATTGGATATAAACTTAAAAATGAACTTCCTGAAAGAAGTTTTGTTGCAAAAATAGAAGATAATAAATTTGTAATACTTTTTTATGATTATGGTTGTAGGGATTTGCTTTTGCAGTACATAAAAATTATAGAAGAAATCATAGATGGAAAATGGTATTTAGTCGGTGAGGAACTTGAACTGAAGAGTATTATAGGAGTTGCTTTTTATCCTAATGATGGAAATAACCTTTTTGAGATTTTAAGATCTGCTACAAAAGCGCTTGAACACGCAAAAATAGTTAATCACAGAAAGATATATTTTACGAGTAATGAAGAGAATACAAAATTTTCATTTTGTATTTCCTTATCAAAAGAACTCAAGACAGCTGTATGTAAAAAGAATTTTTTGCTTGTGTACCAACCATTGATTGATTTGAAGAAAAACAAAGTTGCAGGAGCAGAAGTGTTTTTAAGATGGATAAACCCTCAAAAGGGGATAATCTCTGCTAAAGAATTTATGTCAATTGCCCAGAAAGAAGGTATGATTCCTGAGATTGAAGAGTGGGTACTGGATACAGTTTCACAGGATATAGAAGATTTTGAGAGGACATGTACTGAGGAGTTTTTTATATCTTTAAATGTGTCTTTTTTAGACTCGTATGTGGTTGAACGCATATTTTCAAACAAGGTTTTAACTTCTTATGAAAAATATAGCGATATGATAGTGTTTGAGATAAGCCAACAGGACATTGATGCAAATCTTTCTGAATGTTTAAAAGTTGCTGAAGAAGTTAAACAAAAAGGTTTTAGAATAATTATTGATGATTGGTGCAGTGATAATATTGCTATTGATACTATAAGGTATTTTCCTGTTGATGCAGTAAAGATTGACAACAGATGTATAGAAACTGTGGTCTTTGACAAGAGTATATGGACGATAGTTAAAGGAGTTATTGATATAGCCCATGCTTTAAAGATAAAAGTAATTGCTGAAGGTGTAGAAACATCATTTCATTACAAGATTGCAAAAGATCTTGGTTGTGACGTTGCTCAAGGTTTTCTATTTTCAAAACCACTTTTTAGAAGTGAGTTTTTAGAGTTTTATAAAAAACATGAAAATCAATTAATGGTTGTGTAA